TCGTTACCGTCAGTATGAGCTCCTATGGTAAAGATACCTTAAAACAGCAATTGAATGAGCTTGGGCAATATTTTACTCTCGTCCTCTCCCGACTTACGGATGATGAGCTGGATTCTGCTATAAAGATTATCAGGAAAATATTTGACATCTTACAAGATGGCACTCTCTTTTTAAAACAAGAACCACCAACGGCGAAAAAAGTAAAAAGAATTCCAATCGAATAAATGGAGCTATTCCGATAGCTCCTCTATTTAAAGATTTTACTTCGTATCTCGAACTATTCTGTTGACGAATTATATAAAGAAAGGTAGGTAAAAGTATGAGTCGAATTATTATTTTCACGGGCAAAGGTGGTGTGGGGAAAACCAGCGTGGCAGCTGCACACGCCAGGAAATCAGCCCTAATGGGAAAGAAAACACTTATTGTAAGTGCAGATATGGCACACAACTTAGGAGATTTGTTTGAAATGCCCATCGGAAGGGAGGTTACGAAAATATCGGATAATTTATACGCTTTAGAAATCGATCCGACCTATGAGATGGAGCATGATTATCGTTCCATGATGAATGCCATTGACAAGCTACTGCCTAACATACAATCGGGTAATTCCTCTGAGGATTTCGCTGATATGTCCATGTTTCCTGGAATGGAAGAATTATTCTCTTTATTGAAAATAAATGATATTTATGAGAGTAATCAATATGATGTAATCATCGTAGATTGTGCTCCAACAGGAGAAACCTTGTCCTTACTAAAGTTCCCAGAATTATTATCCTGGTATATGGAGAAGTTCTTTCCTCTTGAAAAAGTTGCTTTGAAGGTCCTTCGCCCCATCGGCAAGAAATTCTTTAAGATTGAACTTCCGGATCAGAACGCAATGAACGATATTGAGAAGCTCTATCTGCGATTAGCAGGTCTGCAGGGCTTACTAAGAAATCAGGAGATAACCAGTATTCGCCTAGTAGCAATTCCGGAGAAAATGGTGGTGGAGGAAACCAAACGAAATTATATGTATCTAAATTTATATAATTTCAACATTGATGGTTTATTTATTAATCGCATACTTCCCCAGGAGGTAGACACCGAATTCTTTCAGGAATGGATCTACCTGCAGACCAAATATCTTGAGGAGCTTAAGCACGTCTTTGGTGATATCCCCATTGCTCATATCAAATGGTATGAGATTGATATTACCGGTATGGATGCATTGGATCGCATAGTAAAGGATGTATTGACGGACGAGGACCTGTTCGACGTCAGAGCGAAAAAACCAAATGAAGTATTTGAAAAAAAGAATAATGGATATTTACTAACACTATCCGTACCTTGTACCAACAAAGAAAATATAGCAATGCATCAGGCGGAACACGATCTGATTATTCGGATAGGCAATTTTAAACGCTGCATTCCCATACCGGATATACTTCGTAACCATAGTGTAACCTCGGCTAAGCTTCTCGATGGAACTCTTTCCATTCAGTTTGAGCCGGAAAATAAGGATTGAAAGGAGTAAGATTATGAATAAAGCATTTATAATTAAAATGATGAAGGCTAAAAAAATGCAATATGAAGCACTGAAAGAAATTATACCTGAGAAAATGGTTAACAAAATATCAGATCTGGAAAATGAGGTCATAGATCTTGTTAAAGAATATGCCATGTCAGAATTTACAGAGACAAAATGTAAGAACAATACTTCAGAGGAAACAGCAAGTAAAAAGGTTCATAAGGTTACCATTGAATCATAACGGAAGGAGGATTTGCCATGAGAATCATATTATATACTGGTAAGGGTGGCGTAGGAAAGACCAGCGTAGCTGCTGCCACCGCCTGTAAAATCGCCAGCACTGGAAAGAAGGTATTGGTAATGAGCACGGATCAGGCCCATAGTCTGGGGGATTCTCTTGATAAGAAGCTGGGTTATGAACCAACCCGTATCACAGATCATCTGGATGCTATGGAGATCAATGCCATTGAGGAATGTGAACGTGCCTGGGGGAATCTGAAGGATTATATCAAAAAGCTATTAACCTCTAGAAGCAGTGATAGTATTGAAGTAGAGGAGCTTCTTGTGTTTCCTGGCTTTGAGGAATTAACCTCATTATTCAAGATAAAAGAAATCTATGAACAGAATCAGTACGATGTTGTTATTGTTGATTGTGCTCCGACGGGTGAAACCCTGTCGCTATTGAAATATCCGGAGATGTTTGGTGAATGGATTGATAAGCTATTACCCATAAAGCGTAAAGCCATAAAAGTAGCAGGCCCTACCGTGGAAAAAATCACGAAAATACCCATGCCAAAGGATAGTCTCTTCGATGAAGTGGAAACACTCAGTGATAACCTAAGGAAGCTAAAGGAGCTTATGAATAACAAAGAGGTAGTCAGTATCCGAATTGTAACAACTCCTGAGAAAATCGTAATCAAGGAGGCGAAACGGAA
The nucleotide sequence above comes from Variimorphobacter saccharofermentans. Encoded proteins:
- a CDS encoding ArsA family ATPase, with the protein product MSRIIIFTGKGGVGKTSVAAAHARKSALMGKKTLIVSADMAHNLGDLFEMPIGREVTKISDNLYALEIDPTYEMEHDYRSMMNAIDKLLPNIQSGNSSEDFADMSMFPGMEELFSLLKINDIYESNQYDVIIVDCAPTGETLSLLKFPELLSWYMEKFFPLEKVALKVLRPIGKKFFKIELPDQNAMNDIEKLYLRLAGLQGLLRNQEITSIRLVAIPEKMVVEETKRNYMYLNLYNFNIDGLFINRILPQEVDTEFFQEWIYLQTKYLEELKHVFGDIPIAHIKWYEIDITGMDALDRIVKDVLTDEDLFDVRAKKPNEVFEKKNNGYLLTLSVPCTNKENIAMHQAEHDLIIRIGNFKRCIPIPDILRNHSVTSAKLLDGTLSIQFEPENKD
- a CDS encoding ArsA family ATPase, giving the protein MRIILYTGKGGVGKTSVAAATACKIASTGKKVLVMSTDQAHSLGDSLDKKLGYEPTRITDHLDAMEINAIEECERAWGNLKDYIKKLLTSRSSDSIEVEELLVFPGFEELTSLFKIKEIYEQNQYDVVIVDCAPTGETLSLLKYPEMFGEWIDKLLPIKRKAIKVAGPTVEKITKIPMPKDSLFDEVETLSDNLRKLKELMNNKEVVSIRIVTTPEKIVIKEAKRNFSFLHLYDYNVDAIIVNKVYPMESLSGYFQKWIKNQAEALTDIKESFAGIPVFQLELLKQELRTLERLQAVGAALYNSSSPEDILFKDTIFTLRKEEDFDCFSIHLPFFEIKDMDLLHSGDELTLIIKNERRKFTLPKKLWNKEVKNASYKDGKLNILFE